The Maridesulfovibrio sp. genomic sequence AATCACTTATACTAATCTCGGCAATATTTCCTCTCTTGCGGGTTTTGATAATTATATTCTTTTGTTGTCCTTTTACAGCGGCATCTGCATTGGCGTGCGCCGCGTTAACGATCACATTTAGTATAACCTGATTAAAACTTCCGGGCATGCATGAAATTGTGGGAAGGTCCGGGTCGAAATCTGTTATAATCTCGGAATAATATTTCCATTCATTACGGGAAACCGTGATAATATTTTCAATTGTTTCTTTAAGCTTGATGCTCTGCTTTGTCTCTAAACCGGGATGTGAAAATTTTCGCATCGCTTTAACGATTGAGCTAACCTGATTGACTCCAAACAATGTTTCCCTGAAGGCCTCGGGAACATCCACATGAAGAAAATCAATATCATTATCGCTTTTGACTTTTTCCCATTTCCTTAAAATGGGTTGGTCCACATTATTTTCTAAATTTTTAAAAGACTCATCACAGAAAGATAGAAGTTTCATCACCTTGGCAAATGCGTCTTGCAGGTAAGTAAGATTACCTGCAACATATTGCACAGGAGTATTTATTTCATGCGCAAGCCCCGCTGCGAGTTGCCCTATTGATTCCAACTTTTGCGCATATGCCAGTTGGTGTTCAAGATCTTCTTGTTCAGTTACATCGAACAAGACAGCAACAACCATTTTTTGACCACGCATTGTTACCGGAATAAAGCTTTCTTCCAACGGAATTCTTTTTCCTTCAGAATTTTTAATACTGCTGCGCTCTCTAAAGACAAATTTATGAGAGATTTCTCCATCGGCATCGCATTTCGGGCATTGTGAATTACATTGAAGAACCTTAGAACAGGATTGACCAATCACATCTGCTTTATTCACGCCAACTATATTTAAAAATTCATCATTGACATCATCAACAACCCTCTTCTGGAAATCTATGATCAGAATTGCCGCTTTAATGCCATGTAATACGTCTCGCAAAAATTTTTCCTGTTCCTCCAGATAAATCAATACCTGCTTTTGCTCAGTAATGTCTGTCATAGCTCCCAGTATCGCAACAGGATTACCGGATTCATCCCTTTCCCATGTCATGCTGTCGTATACCCAGTGAACATTACCACTGCGATCCAGAATTCTGTATTCTATCTTTACGTCTTTGAATTCCTGAACTGCTTTAGTAAAAAAGTTCAGGACCAACTCTTTGTCTTCCGGATGTAATGTTTTTTCCCAAATATTCGGCTGCTCCAGCCATTCGGATGGAGTATGCCCGTATATATCTTCAACGGCTTTGTTCACATAATTGACAGCGAAAGTTTTATAATCAGCCCTATAGATTAATTCTTTGAGATTTTCGGTAATTACTCTGAATTTAGTTTCCGAAGCCTTGAGATCTTCTTCAGCCTTTTTCCGCTTGCTGATATCGCGAATGGAGGCAATTGCGTGAGGGCTACCATCTATAGAGGTCAATGATAAGGCGATATCAACAGGAATTCCGATCCCGTTGCGAGTGAATATACAGATGTTTTTATTCCATAATGGGGCATGAAAATCAGGAGAACTGAAATATGATTTACATTTAGCTGCATGGCCTTTTTTGTATGGTTCCGGGACAAAAATATCGATATTTTCTCCCAACAACTCATCTCTTGAATAACCGAACGTCTTGATCGTTGCAGAATTGACCATTGTAATCTGACCGTCTTCGTTCACGACTACCAAAGCGTCCGAAATGGCCTCCAGAATATCATGCAGTTTTTTTTCACTGTTTCGAACGCTTAATTCTGCTTGTTTTATATCGGTAATGTCCTGAAACGCACCCCGGATGGAGAGAACTTTCCCATCCTCAACTCTGGGTTTGCAAATGGTTCTTATCCATTTTGTTTGACCTGTTGCGGTTACCATTTCCAATTCGAGGTCATAAGGAGTTCCGTTCTCAGTCGCTTCTTTCAGTGCCGCATCAATTTTATTTCTGTGTTCGCCATGGAAAAAAGATAACCCCAGTTCTGCTGTTGCTTTGATATTAGGATCAAGATTGTGAATTCTGGCAATTTCATCCGTCCAAGCCCCTTCTCCGGTTTCGGGGTTGAACTCCCAGCCACCGACCTTCGCCAACTGTCCCATTTCCTCAAGAAGAAAAGCCTGAGACCTCATCTCCTGCTCAGTTTTTTTTCTACGGGTAATATCGCGGGTAATGGCGGATGCACCAATAATTGTACCTTGATGGTTTCGTATAGGAGAAATACAAGTTGAAACGTTAATGCGCGACCCATCTTTGTGCATACGGATAGTTTCGAATTG encodes the following:
- a CDS encoding PAS domain S-box protein, with the protein product MDKKNTENLSSSRKYRVDSVSDGNGLKDICVHISGIFAILDNKFKIIDASEDFFTATTSTTDILGQSIFQTPSPFHENNSEDYLTSLKSSLNRVVANLVPDIMQLRENVVANQSGCDDEIKEQYVSYSNYPILNENGELFCIVFKAEDVTPFVQAGKNIADSSSKERCTNAYTPTPQAFSSDHIEDGSYFPRVLLLSTNPETVQIVSSALKGSYRFFQTTSCEGALQSIHNFKPTVIIIELNCPDKIQSLLDSLRAEKEFANTSVLVTESNATETSEIFTRDSLIESISIPLSTQQVRKEVDNAVAKCLRLQIEQSRLAALVTSSEDAIIGAKLDGTITDWNSGAERIFGYTQNEIIGQSVQILVPPEISTDKSKIMNRIAMGDHIQQFETIRMHKDGSRINVSTCISPIRNHQGTIIGASAITRDITRRKKTEQEMRSQAFLLEEMGQLAKVGGWEFNPETGEGAWTDEIARIHNLDPNIKATAELGLSFFHGEHRNKIDAALKEATENGTPYDLELEMVTATGQTKWIRTICKPRVEDGKVLSIRGAFQDITDIKQAELSVRNSEKKLHDILEAISDALVVVNEDGQITMVNSATIKTFGYSRDELLGENIDIFVPEPYKKGHAAKCKSYFSSPDFHAPLWNKNICIFTRNGIGIPVDIALSLTSIDGSPHAIASIRDISKRKKAEEDLKASETKFRVITENLKELIYRADYKTFAVNYVNKAVEDIYGHTPSEWLEQPNIWEKTLHPEDKELVLNFFTKAVQEFKDVKIEYRILDRSGNVHWVYDSMTWERDESGNPVAILGAMTDITEQKQVLIYLEEQEKFLRDVLHGIKAAILIIDFQKRVVDDVNDEFLNIVGVNKADVIGQSCSKVLQCNSQCPKCDADGEISHKFVFRERSSIKNSEGKRIPLEESFIPVTMRGQKMVVAVLFDVTEQEDLEHQLAYAQKLESIGQLAAGLAHEINTPVQYVAGNLTYLQDAFAKVMKLLSFCDESFKNLENNVDQPILRKWEKVKSDNDIDFLHVDVPEAFRETLFGVNQVSSIVKAMRKFSHPGLETKQSIKLKETIENIITVSRNEWKYYSEIITDFDPDLPTISCMPGSFNQVILNVIVNAAHANADAAVKGQQKNIIIKTRKRGNIAEISISDSGKGIPVDIQHRIFDPFFTTKEVGKGTGQGLGIVHSVMQKHGGSVSFNTALDEGTTFTLRFPIEPEPEEEGIQRD